Proteins encoded within one genomic window of Brassica rapa cultivar Chiifu-401-42 chromosome A09, CAAS_Brap_v3.01, whole genome shotgun sequence:
- the LOC103837966 gene encoding tetraspanin-2: MALANNLTAILNLLALLCSIPITASGIWLASKPDNECVNLLRWPVVVLGVLILVVSACGFIGAYQHKETLLAVYLCCMAILIGLLLVVLIFAFLVTRPDGSYQVPGRGYKEYRLEGFSDWLRENVVDSRNWGKIRACLADTDVCPKLSQQFITADQFFSSSSITPLQSGCCKPPTACGYNFVNPTLWLNPTNMAADADCYLWSNDQSQLCYNCNSCKAGLLGNLRQDWRKANLILIITVVVLIWVYVIACSAFRNAQTENLSRK, from the exons ATGGCGTTAGCGAATAACTTAACGGCGATACTGAACTTACTAGCGTTACTATGTTCGATACCTATAACGGCGTCAGGGATATGGCTTGCCTCGAAACCTGACAACGAGTGTGTCAATCTCCTCCGTTGGCCCGTCGTCGTCCTCGGCGTTCTCATCCTCGTCGTCTCTGCTTGCGGCTTCATCGGCGCCTACCA GCACAAGGAGACTCTGCTGGCTGTGTACTTGTGCTGTATGGCGATACTGATCGGACTCTTGCTGGTGGTTCTGATATTTGCTTTCTTGGTGACCCGACCCGACGGGTCGTATCAAGTTCCGGGTCGAGGTTACAAAGAGTACAGGCTCGAAGGGTTCTCGGATTGGCTGAGAGAGAACGTTGTGGATTCCAGGAACTGGGGGAAGATAAGGGCTTGTTTGGCTGATACAGACGTTTGTCCTAAGCTCAGCCAACAGTTCATCACCGCTGATCAgttcttctcttcctcttccatCACTCCTCTCCAG TCCGGTTGTTGCAAACCACCAACCGCGTGTGGCTACAACTTCGTCAACCCGACACTGTGGTTAAACCCAACCAACATGGCTGCAGATGCAGACTGTTACCTATGGAGCAACGATCAAAGCCAGCTTTGTTACAATTGCAACTCCTGCAAAGCTGGTCTTTTGGGAAACCTAAGACAAGATTGGCGTAAAGCAAATCTCATACTTATCATCACTGTCGTTGTTCTCATTTGGGTCTATGTTATTGCATGTAGTGCATTTAGGAATGCTCAGACTGAGAATCTCTCCcgcaaataa